A window from Triticum aestivum cultivar Chinese Spring chromosome 6D, IWGSC CS RefSeq v2.1, whole genome shotgun sequence encodes these proteins:
- the LOC123145647 gene encoding 1-aminocyclopropane-1-carboxylate oxidase 1 isoform X2 — protein MAIPANAAASMSFPMINMEKLETEERGAAMEVIQDACENWGFFELLNHGISHELMDEVERVSKAHYAACREEQFKEFAAKTLEAGEKGADVKDVDWESTFFVRHLPASNLADLPDLDHHYRQVMKEFASEIERLAEKVLDLLCENLGLEQGYLKRAFAGSRGPTFGTKVSSYPPCPRPDMVDGLRAHTDAGGVILLFQDDQVSGLQLLKDGAWVEVPPMRHAIVVNIGDQLEVITNGRYKSVMHRVLTRPDGNRMSIASFYNPGADAIIFPAPALVGAADAAERNEGEEGTAVYPRFVFEDYMNLYVRHKFEAKEPRFKAMKADAAPIATA, from the exons ATGGCAATTCCTGCTAATGCTGCCGCCTCGATGAGCTTCCCGATGATCAACATGGAGAAACTGGAGACCGAGGAGAGGGGCGCGGCCATGGAGGTCATCCAGGACGCCTGCGAGAACTGGGGCTTCTTCGAG CTGTTGAACCATGGAATCTCGCACGAGCTGATGGACGAGGTGGAGCGGGTGAGCAAGGCCCACTACGCGGCGTGCCGGGAGGAACAGTTCAAGGAGTTCGCGGCGAAGACGCTGGAGGCCGGCGAGAAGGGCGCCGACGTGAAGGACGTGGACTGGGAGAGCACCTTCTTCGTCCGCCACCTCCCCGCCTCCAACCTCGCCGACCTGCCCGACCTCGACCACCACTACAG GCAAGTGATGAAGGAATTCGCGTCGGAGATCGAGAGGCTGGCGGAGAAGGTGCTGGACCTGCTGTGCGAAAACCTGGGTCTGGAGCAGGGCTACCTGAAGCGGGCCTTCGCCGGGTCCAGGGGGCCGACGTTCGGCACCAAGGTCAGCAGCTACCCGCCGTGCCCGCGGCCGGACATGGTGGACGGACTCCGCGCGCACACCGACGCCGGCGGCGTGATCCTGCTGTTCCAAGACGACCAGGTCAGCGGGCTGCAGCTCCTCAAGGACGGGGCCTGGGTTGAGGTGCCGCCCATGCGCCACGCCATCGTCGTCAACATCGGCGACCAGCTGGAGGTGATCACCAACGGGCGGTACAAGAGCGTGATGCACCGCGTGCTCACCCGCCCCGACGGCAACCGCATGTCCATCGCCTCCTTCTACAACCCCGGCGCCGACGCCATCATATTCCCGGCCCCGGCGCTCGTGGGCGCTGCCGACGCCGCTGAGAGGAACGAGGGCGAGGAGGGCACCGCCGTGTACCCGAGGTTCGTGTTCGAGGACTACATGAACCTGTACGTGCGCCACAAGTTCGAGGCCAAGGAGCCACGGTTCAAGGCCATGAAGGCAGACGCCGCGCCCATCGCCACCGCGTGA
- the LOC123145647 gene encoding 1-aminocyclopropane-1-carboxylate oxidase 1 isoform X1: MAIPANAAASMSFPMINMEKLETEERGAAMEVIQDACENWGFFEVLDDELLNHGISHELMDEVERVSKAHYAACREEQFKEFAAKTLEAGEKGADVKDVDWESTFFVRHLPASNLADLPDLDHHYRQVMKEFASEIERLAEKVLDLLCENLGLEQGYLKRAFAGSRGPTFGTKVSSYPPCPRPDMVDGLRAHTDAGGVILLFQDDQVSGLQLLKDGAWVEVPPMRHAIVVNIGDQLEVITNGRYKSVMHRVLTRPDGNRMSIASFYNPGADAIIFPAPALVGAADAAERNEGEEGTAVYPRFVFEDYMNLYVRHKFEAKEPRFKAMKADAAPIATA; the protein is encoded by the exons ATGGCAATTCCTGCTAATGCTGCCGCCTCGATGAGCTTCCCGATGATCAACATGGAGAAACTGGAGACCGAGGAGAGGGGCGCGGCCATGGAGGTCATCCAGGACGCCTGCGAGAACTGGGGCTTCTTCGAGGTGCTTGATGACGAA CTGTTGAACCATGGAATCTCGCACGAGCTGATGGACGAGGTGGAGCGGGTGAGCAAGGCCCACTACGCGGCGTGCCGGGAGGAACAGTTCAAGGAGTTCGCGGCGAAGACGCTGGAGGCCGGCGAGAAGGGCGCCGACGTGAAGGACGTGGACTGGGAGAGCACCTTCTTCGTCCGCCACCTCCCCGCCTCCAACCTCGCCGACCTGCCCGACCTCGACCACCACTACAG GCAAGTGATGAAGGAATTCGCGTCGGAGATCGAGAGGCTGGCGGAGAAGGTGCTGGACCTGCTGTGCGAAAACCTGGGTCTGGAGCAGGGCTACCTGAAGCGGGCCTTCGCCGGGTCCAGGGGGCCGACGTTCGGCACCAAGGTCAGCAGCTACCCGCCGTGCCCGCGGCCGGACATGGTGGACGGACTCCGCGCGCACACCGACGCCGGCGGCGTGATCCTGCTGTTCCAAGACGACCAGGTCAGCGGGCTGCAGCTCCTCAAGGACGGGGCCTGGGTTGAGGTGCCGCCCATGCGCCACGCCATCGTCGTCAACATCGGCGACCAGCTGGAGGTGATCACCAACGGGCGGTACAAGAGCGTGATGCACCGCGTGCTCACCCGCCCCGACGGCAACCGCATGTCCATCGCCTCCTTCTACAACCCCGGCGCCGACGCCATCATATTCCCGGCCCCGGCGCTCGTGGGCGCTGCCGACGCCGCTGAGAGGAACGAGGGCGAGGAGGGCACCGCCGTGTACCCGAGGTTCGTGTTCGAGGACTACATGAACCTGTACGTGCGCCACAAGTTCGAGGCCAAGGAGCCACGGTTCAAGGCCATGAAGGCAGACGCCGCGCCCATCGCCACCGCGTGA